A single region of the Drosophila takahashii strain IR98-3 E-12201 chromosome 2R, DtakHiC1v2, whole genome shotgun sequence genome encodes:
- the Ack-like gene encoding activated Cdc42 kinase-like — MEYPQIDLYEFLTESELQQYYNAVKNELKISNAAQFKYAADEDLRFIGLSRPEIRRLRKFYEKHFPHSYLSKIKRLLQAPGTMVKREEASGGGGQVALDGGGASACSTLAAKNGASSPGKVPNNKHIIPADSISVNKQLGTGEFGIVQQGVWSNGSERIQVAIKCLCRERMQSNPMEFLKEAAIMHSIEHENIVRLYGVVLATDSLMLVTELAHLRSLLECLKDSGLRVSFLTIPTLCEFALQICNGMRYLEQKRLIHRDLAARNILVFSKDKVKISDFGLSRALGVGKDYYKTNFNVNLKLPIAWCAPECINYLRFTNASDVWAFGVCLWEMFSYGFQPWAALTGLQILEAIDAPNYQRLEQPDCCPSEYYTLMMKCWQDDAAKRPRFGEIYDQLPDMKPEQLKAVVNCAEPKKDHLLYRQGDIISVLDRNTGTPFWKGVLSTGKTGYFNPSNTVAFLEGLPSSSRDSFSRVSDHRISKRKLRTEMISKPQNDFKHTGHVGIDGATFGDIAFLGSSQNYNHVPKQIVTPYKPSEDIEQTPLLLPPTPTSPDSLQTASGYFPEGAGSTSMNPTFIPSAEHTPKLISTNGQSSFDFASGSTNPFFLNRGDDELEFGLQNNNYGLDGKSIHEAGWRPSSRSIVDDPHEYHEISDDEMAADKLDFGPSLLDEINSMFGSISGASGSQPKSPGFDHVNSKNEFAELSVKLGQKSGDTNGNKHGHGLLPTLSKKKSSGTVKPISVKDEKILKHAIELANEISARSMIDLVSDQTPAIHSPKRKFSFRFPHLSSNGGSDKSSVLGGASGSAHTPTHGNASPFSKKKNFTEELQSIPDIQRFRSLSEIKNSTDLRVPIFDKESSDFLFQKSREILSRPLNLERERAEDQQPKSIDDNIMDIENTLKALNLDFMHTYTELDKSDSNDTILNDQLPVCLDDGISSATGSLKSAVYSYSNGVQTMFDFNAATSHLDKHLQYMHNQAQLSAAVPAVDPKPMEDKRSSTPDTGFASRDTNISLSRRSSQKSSYSPQESFHFPLKGEPLFSAPPVVMSGGYELGYERFGNGATKQMLASASPIKSGAGLNASSGSVFMGSKGYRQRSTSFNESFHPISPVLSEPPQRERGIVQRQVRLEHQPPLPRRSASYKPRSIRARTLRRLSYNPMTLDSSSSSGEEPSKPSLARSECDIRSRVANSSNASLGRRRRMNRQVQSACHDEREAIISPRQIYGSNSSIKSAPHYNIGGQRRSFHRGGGAAIMGGGGYEQFQYDERIYDFGGRGPGNNYNMAHASYASQKPSYLLNGAELPGSGSGSSSAASSAVQATYRTGTGASSIQRPMSGGAALHEFDISRLTGKSPTSTNFVGSSPEELKQRQLSAGCLLAKPQRPTEFHWP; from the exons ATGG AGTATCCACAAATTGATTTATACGAATTCCTCACTGAGTCCGAGCTGCAGCAGTACTACAATGCCGTCAA AAACGAATTGAAAATATCGAATGCGGCCCAGTTCAAGTATGCGGCGGACGAGGATTTGCGCTTCATCGGGCTCTCGCGCCCGGAAATCCGGAGGCTGCGCAAGTTCTACGAGAAGCACTTCCCGCACAGCTACCTCAGCAAGATCAAGCGACTGCTGCAGGCGCCCGGCACGATGGTGAAGCGGGAGGAGGCATCCGGCGGCGGGGGTCAAGTGGCGCTCGACGGCGGTGGCGCCTCCGCCTGCTCCACGCTGGCCGCCAAGAACGGGGCCAGTTCGCCGGGCAAGGTGCCCAACAACAAGCACATCATTCCGGCGGACTCGATTAGCGTAAACAAGCAGCTGGGCACCGGGGAGTTCGGGATCGTGCAGCAGGGCGTCTGGTCCAATGGCAGCGAGAGG ATCCAAGTGGCCATTAAATGCCTGTGCCGGGAGCGCATGCAGTCGAATCCAATGGAATTCCTCAAGGAAGCGGCCATTATGCATTCCATCGAGCACGAGAACATCGTGCGGCTGTATGGCGTCGTCCTGGCCACGGACTCGCTCATGCTGGTCACCGAGCTGGCCCATCTGCGCTCGCTGCTCGAGTGCCTCAAGGATTCGGGGCTGCGCGTCAGCTTCCTGACCATCCCCACGCTCTGTGAGTTCGCCCTGCAGATCTGCAACGGGATGCGTTACCTGGAGCAGAAGCGCCTCATCCACCGGGACCTGGCGGCACGGAATATCCTGGTGTTCAGCAAGGACAAGGTCAAGATCTCCGACTTTGGATTGTCGCGAGCGCTGGGCGTGGGCAAGGATTATTACAAGACCAACTTCAATGTGAATCTAAAGCTGCCGATTGCGTGGTGTGCGCCCGAGTGCATCAACTATCTGCGCTTTACGAACGCCTCCGATGTGTGGGCCTTTGGGGTCTGCCTCTGGGAGATGTTCTCCTACGGCTTCCAGCCCTGGGCGGCGCTGACCGGCCTGCAGATCCTGGAGGCTATCGACGCACCCAACTACCAGCGCCTGGAGCAGCCCGACTGCTGTCCCAGCGAGTATTACACTTTGATGATGAAGTGCTGGCAGGACGATGCTGCCAAGCGACCGCGCTTCGGTGAGATCTACGACCAACTGCCCGATATGAAGCCGGAGCAGCTAAAAGCTGTGGTGAATTGTGCGGAGCCCAAGAAGGACCATCTCCTCTATCGCCAGGGCGATATTATAAGCGTTCTGGACCGCAACACGGGCACTCCCTTCTGGAAGGGAGTGCTGAGCACCGGCAAAACGGGATACTTCAACCCCTCCAACACGGTGGCCTTCCTCGAAGGTCTGCCCAGCTCCAGCCGCGACTCCTTTAGCCGGGTGAGCGACCACAGGATCAGCAAGCGCAAGCTGCGCACCGAGATGATTTCGAAACCGCAGAACGACTTTAAGCACACCGGTCACGTGGGAATTGACGGAGCCACCTTCGGCGACATCGCCTTCCTGGGAAGTTCGCAGAAC TACAATCACGTTCCCAAGCAGATAGTGACGCCCTACAAGCCCTCGGAAGACATTGAGCAGACGCCACTCCTCCTGCCGCCGACGCCCACCAGTCCCGACTCGCTCCAAACGGCCAGTGGCTATTTCCCCGAGGGCGCCGGCAGCACCTCcatgaatcccacattcattccATCCGCCGAACACACGCCCAAGCTGATATCCACCAACGGCCAGAGCTCCTTCGACTTTGCCAGCGGTTCAACCAATCCGTTCTTCCTCAACCGAGGCGACGATGAGCTGGAGTTTGGCCTGCAGAACAACAACTACGGCCTGGATGGCAAGAGTATCCATGAGGCCGGTTGGCGGCCGAGCTCCCGGAGCATTGTGGATGATCCCCACGAATACCACGAGATATCGGACGATGAGATGGCGGCCGACAAGCTGGACTTCGGGCCATCGCTGCTGGACGAGATCAACTCAATGTTCGGATCGATAAGCGGGGCCTCGGGTAGCCAACCCAAGTCGCCGGGATTCGATCATGTGAATAGCAAGAACGAGTTCGCGGAACTGTCTGTCAAGCTGGGCCAAAAGAGTGGCGACACCAATGGCAACAAGCATGGCCATGGTCTGCTGCCCACGCTCTCGAAAAAGAAGTCGTCGGGCACGGTGAAGCCCATTTCAGTGAAGGACGAGAAGATCCTCAAGCATGCCATCGAGTTAGCCAACGAGATTAGTGCCAG ATCGATGATTGATCTGGTATCTGATCAGACACCCGCCATCCACAGTCCCAAGCGCAAGTTCAGCTTCAGGTTTCCGCACCTGAGCAGTAATGGTGGGAGCGACAAGTCCAGTGTTCTAGGAGGAGCCAGTGGTTCCGCCCACACTCCCACACATGGCAACGCATCGCCTTTTTCCAAGAAAAAGAACTTTACCGAGGAGCTGCAGAGCATTCCGGATATTCAG CGTTTCCGGTCGCTCAGCGAGATCAAGAACAGCACCGATCTGCGTGTGCCCATCTTCGACAAGGAGAGCTCCGACTTCCTGTTCCAAAAGTCGCGCGAGATCCTCAGCAGGCCGCTGAACCTCGAACGTGAGCGGGCGGAGGATCAGCAGCCGAAGAGCATCGACGACAACATCATGGACATTGAGAACACGCTCAAGGCGCTCAACCTGGACTTCATGCACACGTACACGGAGCTGGACAAGAGCGACTCGAACGACACGATCCTCAACGACCAGCTGCCCGTTTGTCTGGACGACGGCATCAGCAGTGCCACCGGCAGCCTCAAGTCGGCGGTCTACAGCTACAGCAACGGGGTGCAGACCATGTTCGACTTCAATGCGGCCACCAGCCATCTGGACAAGCACCTGCAGTACATGCACAACCAGGCGCAGCTGAGCGCCGCCGTTCCTGCTGTGGATCCCAAGCCCATGGAGGACAAGCGCTCGAGCACCCCGGACACGGGATTCGCCTCGCGGGACACGAACATCTCGCTGTCGCGCCGCAGCAGCCAAAAGTCCAGCTACAGTCCGCAGGAGAGCTTCCATTTTCCGCTCAAGGGCGAGCCGCTGTTCAGCGCCCCACCAGTGGTCATGTCCGGGGGCTACGAGCTGGGCTACGAGCGTTTTGGAAACGGGGCCACCAAACAGATGCTGGCCAGTGCCTCGCCCATTAAGTCGGGAGCGGGTTTGAATGCCAGCAGTGGCTCTGTTTTTATGGGATCTAAGGGCTACCGCCAGCGTTCGACATCCTTTAACGAGAGCTTCCATCCCATTTCCCCGGTTCTCTCTGAGCCGCCGCAGCGGGAAAGAGGCATAGTGCAGCGGCAGGTGAGGCTGGAGCATCAGCCGCCCTTGCCGCGTCGCTCCGCCTCGTATAAACCACGTTCGATTAGAGCCCGCACCTTGAGGCGGCTGAGCTACAATCCCATGACCTTGGACTCGAGTTCCTCCAGCGGCGAAGAGCCCAGCAAGCCCAGTTTGGCCCGCTCCGAGTGCGACATCCGGTCCAGAGTGGCAAACAGCTCGAATGCCTCGTTGGGGAGACGTCGCCGAATGAACCGCCAGGTGCAGTCCGCCTGCCACGACGAACGCGAGGCCATCATCTCGCCTCGCCAAATCTACGGCTCCAATTCGAGCATCAAGTCGGCACCGCACTACAATATCGGTGGGCAGCGGCGCAGCTTCcacagaggaggaggagctgccaTAATGGGCGGCGGTGGCTACGAGCAGTTCCAATACGACGAGCGCATTTACGATTTCGGGGGACGCGGTCCAGgcaacaactacaacatggCTCATGCCAGCTATGCGAGTCAAAAGCCCAGTTATCTTTTGAACGGAGCAGAGTTGCCCGGTTCCGGATCGGGATCCTCTTCGGCCGCCTCGTCGGCAGTGCAGGCCACCTATAGGACAGGAACAGGAGCCTCCTCCATACAGCGACCCATGAGCGGAGGAGCTGCCCTGCACGAGTTCGACATTAGCCGGCTGACGGGAAAGAGTCCCACGTCCACCAACTTTGTGGGAAGTTCGCCGGAGGAACTCAAGCAGCGACAGCTTTCGGCGGGCTGCCTGCTGGCGAAGCCCCAGCGACCCACGGAGTTCCACTGGCCGTAG
- the LOC138912214 gene encoding activated Cdc42 kinase-like translates to MHWRQVQQQQQQQQLTTATVAGGAAVAARRSSDSSSSSSTESGDEFQFRREFSLIGKEGLEAYNSLIERKALLDIGPSPASTLLRHLDTDEFDLQSLHQSQRPMTLPTRGAAQRVRKAELAAGLSRPNDENSNSLETCESPSYMTHGSYKFPEAQLPEPEPESPNPIPLPPREGKKQVKTSTKRHVRKYPLIIPANGLQRTLSKLTDFGDEAGKSPELSSSSSQQQRARAIEVVAAVRPNSMRRPSRPSDREYENMPAVGSEASHTYQNLEKLAPADAAGLTDTASLQFESILEADSSKEGILQSPDVTDGFYNFSIQKEHYNKGKDAEFEATQISGLYVNDDDELRNLDIESSRKTATPGSSCSALESEASQQDGQPPAEAAPEVNRRFSTADNELAGNALFKKVRASVNMAMNRNSLAETSSSSSHPGGASAKPQTEAEYFAATAARLADSNSVSCEDLLEFSDKKPKGCERGVDSDEVRIMVKVLGKDSTPNRCLGALEFINWDVHKSIKLIKLQNLVSEANLSLEASFEALQQHEWDLHTTAHKLNGLKL, encoded by the exons ATGCACTGGAGGCaggtgcaacagcagcagcagcagcagcagctgaccACCGCAACGGttgcaggaggagcagcagtggCAGCCAGGAGATCCAGTGacagctcctcctcgtccaGCACCGAGAGTGGCGATGAGTTCCAGTTCCGTCGCGAGTTC TCGCTCATTGGGAAGGAGGGACTGGAGGCCTACAACAGCCTGATCGAGCGCAAGGCCCTGCTGGACATCGGACCCAGTCCGGCCTCCACCCTGCTCCGCCACCTGGACACCGACGAGTTCGACTTGCAGAGCCTCCACCAGTCGCAGCGCCCGATGACCTTGCCCACCCGAGGAGCCGCCCAGCGGGTGCGAAAGGCGGAGCTGGCTGCCGGCTTGAGTCGTCCCAACGACGAGAACTCCAATTCGCTGGAGACCTGCGAGAGTCCCAGCTACATGACCCACGGCAGCTACAAGTTTCCCGAGGCGCAGCTTCCCGAACCCGAACCCGAATCACCGAATCCCATTCCCCTGCCTCCCCGCGAGGGCAAGAAGCAGGTGAAGACCAGCACCAAGCGCCATGTGCGCAAGTATCCGCTGATTATCCCGGCCAACGGACTGCAGCGCACCCTCAGCAAGCTGACGGACTTTGGGGATGAAGCTGGAAAGTCTCCGGagctctcctcctcctccagccaACAGCAGAGAGCGCGAGCCATCGAAGTGGTGGCCGCGGTCCGGCCGAATAGCATGCGACGTCCATCGCGTCCCTCGGATCGGGAGTACGAGAACATGCCGGCGGTGGGCAGTGAAGCATCGCACACCTACCAGAACCTGGAGAAGTTGGCTCCTGCCGATGCCGCCGGTCTTACGGACACTGCCTCCCTCCAGTTTGAGTCCATCCTGGAGGCAGATTCCAGCAAGGAGGGTATCCTGCAGTCGCCGGACGTAACCGATGGCTTCTACAACTTTTCCATTCAGAAGGAGCACTACAACAAGGGCAAGGACGCCGAGTTCGAGGCCACGCAGATCTCCGGCTTGTATGtgaacgacgacgacgagctGCGCAACCTGGACATCGAGAGCAGCCGAAAGACGGCCACTCCGGGCAGCAGTTGCAGCGCCTTGGAGTCGGAGGCCAGCCAGCAGGATGGACAGCCGCCGGCAGAGGCTGCTCCGGAGGTGAATCGTCGCTTCTCCACGGCGGACAATGAGCTGGCTGGGAATGCACTGTTCAAGAAGGTTCGAGCCTCCGTCAATATGGCCATGAATCGAAACTCCTTGGCCGAAACGAGTTCGAGTAGCAGTCACCCTGGAGGAGCCTCTGCCAAGCCGCAAACTGAGGCCGAGTACTTTGCAGCCACTGCGGCTCGACTGGCGGACTCGAATTCGGTGAGCTGCGAGGATCTGCTGGAGTTCTCCGACAAGAAGCCCAAGGGTTGCGAACGGGGCGTGGACTCGGATGAAGTGCGCATTATGGTGAAGGTTCTTGGCAAGGAT AGTACGCCCAATCGCTGCCTGGGAGCCCTGGAGTTCATCAATTGGGACGTTCACAAGTCCATCAAGCTCATCAAGCTGCAGAACCTGGTCAGCGAAGCCAATCTCAGCCTGGAGGCCTCCTTCGAGGCTCTGCAGCAGCACGAATGGGATTTGCACACCACGGCCCACAAACTGAATGGccttaaactttaa
- the Cap-G gene encoding condensin complex subunit 3 yields the protein MARPKAKAAEKAKPKATGGRKRPVATKKSSKDGEKENEDQAVATSSSAASSSSSPEVMYSIMRQAELKESLHKRYVKEMQQLYTKMGHDHFQQAFINVLKAVLEAEEGNENATMALNFCATLVATPDADRTEPLLNETFRWLLTTYSSNPHIRYRICYFVNLILKELGPNAALEDNQCDDILDAMLDRVKDVSASVRKQAVLAMQRLQNPDNPNDPVVCAYQYHLTSDPSPNVRQCIITCMGRNYITIPHILQRLWDVDEKVRRHTYVNMCNYPVRSYKVAQRLTLLEQGLNDSSASVRKTVVNYMLKTWIESYQQNYIALTAALKLDSNEEELLRFRRVAKQMLRVIFEQTDHQKLIEQLPLSDDCELHRCIPHESLTVELLMYWQCLSEYLETEAPESEPVLPELSVFCNYMDKFCLFQKPDMDKFAQVEFQNMLLSLVEILESYDLGDEIGRGNMRLLISNLLKDCLLDHKIVCVLVRCMEQLIGDMNDRMQFFIEIVYELCELNNKQNELIHDRSLINKLLDDLDTPQKMKISSLKVKILELEEQEDNYVRQKEYIRAQSVNDEKTAVTEEYTELIRPLLERNGVIEMPARPKLSKQERVLKGLYICYYMTASPHVDKLTPSLCQLYKDFICRYLPCAEMDIFEWAIKCGTTYSMFYEAYCKEVFEVVVDQFCNNNVVRLCETAANCMLELLDRYGVDYFNELNQTVGSVSKTKRRQLYTMQELYDDDDGNQSQNNDQNSDIIMVLGHYVERVQNKGVGLAIVRGLCRLVLRGHLDDRPDVLEQLLKRYFNPNTEPIISQVLGMFFEDLRRLNKQSLLQPCFLPTIWTIMNCSFDSPLNGVQPEHLTKFFLEMTVQEISTPQTNIHNKMAISFLQYIQNYFTERKEMCRLLAKELTNLSVNVFNGTEIKTEMLELADKLIASELDPRMIKNIQNFKLLVDGSFNPPPRQNPGEGESDEECETATVTTAESETAQPAAPVTEDTTHEVAQTTASEAETQQSEATAATPRPVEPAAPTPEPIVTTYGKDNIVGIRYLRRSMAISHSDAESLLGPQTPEPEEHTETEAAETSRRNLRQPQMRRRLEMAMARSSKTPEKQPPAEEEESSDEEISESPTVVDRSNDSEVIEASPTAASPSPKNAPDASHLRIRSLRNRKAANTSTSQSTPNPVSKRKVLHLETPLRNGRKRVLRRTPSDPNSRSLRSGDSTAVSPPRDSPLRKHQRLDNRSSRRQQMAKNTNSPTDSTSSVKENQVPPAIVIQPGSAVSESESESEPEAEQRPTKSKKPINKSISSISSRLSSSTPKVTTRNEARAQRINSMRMTRKRMSLEMNLSGGQLQVSTPKRVTRAVALTMSTDGKRGRRK from the exons ATGGCCAGACCAAAGGCGAAGGCGGCCGAGAAGGCCAAGCCAAAGGCGACGGGCGGAAGGAAGCGTCCGGTGGCCACCAAAAAGTCCAGCAAAGATGGAGAGAAGGAGAACGAGGATCAGGCGGTGGCGACCAGCTCCTCCGCAGCATCATCCTCCTCCAGCCCGGAAGTCATGTACTCGATAATGCGGCAGGCGGAGCTCAAGGAGTCCCTGCACAAGCGCTACGTGAAGGAGATGCAGCAACTGTACACAAAG ATGGGCCACGATCACTTCCAGCAGGCCTTCATCAATGTCCTGAAGGCCGTcctggaggcggaggagggcAACGAGAACGCCACCATGGCCCTGAACTTCTGCGCCACCTTGGTCGCCACTCCGGATGCGGATCGCACGGAGCCCCTGCTAAACGAGACCTTCCGCTGGTTGCTCACG ACCTATTCCAGCAATCCGCACATCCGCTACCGCATCTGCTACTTTGTGAATCTCATACTCAAGGAGCTGGGTCCCAATGCCGCCCTGGAGGACAACCAGTGCGACGATATCCTCGACGCAATGCTGGATCGCGTCAAGGACGTGTCCGCCAGTGTGCGCAAACAGGCCGTGCTGGCCATGCAGCGTCTCCAGAACCCGGACAATCCCAACGATCCCGTGGTGTGTGCCTACCAGTACCACCTGACCTCCGATCCCTCGCCCAATGTGCGCCAGTGCATCATAACGTGCATGGGGCGCAACTACATCACCATTCCGCACATCCTGCAGCGCCTGTGGGACGTCGACGAGAAGGTGCGCCGCCACACGTACGTGAACATGTGCAACTACCCAGTGCGCTCTTATAAGGTGGCCCAGCGGCTCACCCTGCTGGAGCAGGGCTTGAACGACTCCTCGGCCTCCGTGCGCAAGACGGTGGTCAACTACATGCTGAAGACGTGGATCGAGTCGTACCAGCAGAACTACATCGCCCTCACGGCGGCCCTCAAGCTGGACTCCAacgaggaggagctgctgcgctTCCGGCGCGTGGCCAAGCAAATGCTGAGGGTGATCTTCGAGCAGACGGACCACCAGAAGCTCATCGAGCAGCTGCCGTTGAGCGACGACTGCGAGCTGCACCGCTGCATTCCGCACGAATCGCTGACCGTGGAGCTGCTGATGTACTGGCAGTGTCTCAGCGAATATCTGGAGACGGAGGCGCCCGAATCGGAGCCCGTGCTGCCGGAACTCAGTGTGTTCTGCAACTATATGGATAA ATTCTGCCTGTTTCAAAAGCCTGACATGGACAAGTTCGCCCAGGTGGAGTTCCAAAACATGCTGCTCTCGCTGGTGGAGATCCTGGAGTCGTACGACCTGGGCGACGAGATCGGGCGGGGCAACATGCGATTGCTGATCTCGAACCTCCTAAAGGACTGCCTCCTGGACCACAAGATCGTGTGCGTGCTGGTGCGCTGCATGGAGCAACTGATCGGCGACATGAACGATCGCATGCAGTTCTTCATTGAGATCGTATACGAGCTGTGCGAGCTGAACAACAAGCAGAACGAGCTGATACACGACCGCAGTCTGATCAATAAGTTGCTGGACGACTTGGACACGCCGCAGAAGATGAAGATCTCCTCGCTGAAGGTCAAGATCCTCGAgttggaggagcaggaggacaaCTATGTGCGCCAGAAGGAGTACATACGTGCGCAGTCGGTGAACGATGAGAAGACGGCCGTCACCGAGGAGTACACCGAGTTGATTCGCCCTCTGCTGGAGCGGAACGGCGTGATCGAGATGCCCGCCCGCCCGAAGCTCTCCAAGCAGGAGCGTGTGCTGAAGGGCCTGTATATCTGCTACTACATGACCGCCTCGCCGCACGTGGACAAGCTGACGCCGAGCCTTTGCCAGCTGTACAAGGACTTCATATGTCGCTATCTGCCCTGCGCCGAGATGGACATCTTCGAGTGGGCCATCAAGTGCGGCACCACCTACAGCATGTTCTACGAGGCGTACTGCAAGGAGGTCTTCGAGGTGGTGGTGGACCAGTTCTGCAACAACAACGTCGTGCGGCTCTGCGAGACGGCGGCCAACTGCATGCTGGAGCTACTCGATCGCTACGGCGTGGACTACTTCAACGAACTCAACCAGACGGTGGGCTCAGTGTCGAAGACCAAGCGACGACAGCTGTACACGATGCAGGAGCTctacgacgacgacgatggcAACCAGTCGCAGAACAACGACCAGAATAGCGATATCATCATGGTTTTGGGACACTACGTGGAGCGGGTGCAGAACAAGGGCGTTGGCTTGGCCATCGTTCGTGGGCTCTGCCGCCTGGTGCTCCGCGGCCATCTGGACGATCGCCCCGATGTTCTGGAACAGCTGCTGAAGCGGTACTTCAACCCAAACACCGAGCCCATTATTAGCCAAGTGCTGGGCATGTTCTTCGAAGATTTGAGGCGCCTCAACAAACAGAGCCTCCTGCAGCCGTGCTTCCTGCCCACCATTTGGACCATTATGAACTGCAGCTTTGATTCGCCGCTTAACGGCGTTCAGCCCGAACACCTGACAAAGTTCTTCCTCGAAATGACTGTGCAGGAGATCAGCACGCCACAAACGAATATCCACAACAAGATGGCCATAAGCTTTCTGCAATACATTCAGAACTACTTCACGGAGCGCAAGGAGATGTGCCGTCTGCTGGCCAAGGAGCTTACGAATCTATCGGTAAACGTCTTCAACGGGACGGAGATTAAGACTGAAATGCTCGAGCTGGCTGACAAACTGATAGCT AGCGAATTGGATCCCCGCATGATCAAGAACATTCAGAACTTCAAGCTGCTGGTCGACGGCAGTTTCAATCCGCCCCCGCGTCAAAATCCCGGGGAAGGCGAAAGCGATGAGGAGTGTGAAACAGCCACCGTGACCACTGCGGAGTCAGAAACTGCACAGCCAGCCGCTCCGGTCACCGAAGATACAACCCACGAGGTGGCCCAAACCACCGCCTCAGAAGCAGAAACTCAACAGAGCGAAGCAACTGCTGCAACTCCACGACCAGTCGAACCAGCAGCGCCAACACCTGAGCCCATTGTGACTACCTATGGGAAGGATAACATTGTCGGCATACGTTACCTGCGTCGCTCCATGGCCATTAGCCATTCGGATGCCGAGAGCCTTTTGGGGCCGCAGACGCCCGAACCGGAGGAGCACACTGAAACGGAGGCGGCAGAGACATCCCGACGGAACTTACGCCAGCCGCAGATGAGACGACGCCTCGAAATGGCGATGGCCAGGTCGTCGAAGACACCGGAAAAGCAGCCCCccgcggaggaggaggaatcgTCCGATGAGGAGATCTCCGAGAGTCCCACTGTAGTGGATAGG tcAAATGATTCCGAGGTGATCGAGGCATCGCCCACAGCGGCCTCTCCTAGTCCGAAAAATGCACCGGATGCCAGCCATCTACGCATACGCTCGCTGCGCAACAGGAAGGCCGCAAACACTTCCACGTCGCAGTCCACACCCAACCCAGTTAGCAAA CGAAAAGTCCTGCATCTGGAAACGCCTCTAAGAAACGGACGGAAAAGAGTGCTGAGACGGACTCCCTCAGATCCCAACTCCCGCTCCCTGCGATCCGGCGACTCGACGGCTGTTTCTCCGCCACGCGACTCACCGCTGCGGAAGCATCAACGCCTGGACAACAGGAGCTCCCGGCGACAGCAGATGGCCAAGAACACGAATAGTCCCACGGACAGCACATCGTCGGTCAAGGAGAATCAAGTGCCCCCCGCAATTGTTATTCAACCGGGCTCGGctgtatctgaatctgaatccgaaAGTGAACCAGAAGCAGAACAAAGGCCTACAAAGTCCAAGAAGCCGATCAACAAGTCGATATCTTCAATCTCATCCCGCCTCAGTAGCAGCACCCCAAAAGTTACCACGCGAAACGAGGCGCGCGCCCAGCGGATCAACTCCATGCGCATGACCCGGAAACGGATGTCTCTCGAAATGAACCTCAGTGGCGGCCAGCTGCAGGTGTCCACACCGAAGCGCGTGACGAGGGCCGTGGCCTTGACCATGAGCACGGACGGCAAGCGCGGCAGGCGGAAATAG